In Glycine max cultivar Williams 82 chromosome 7, Glycine_max_v4.0, whole genome shotgun sequence, a single window of DNA contains:
- the LOC102666377 gene encoding uncharacterized protein yields the protein MEDSATTGHHNERKRSCDNNAFAKFVPFSPPLEHDTESIEAKFGGHHDHGQKRLKPNSQAPLLETTTNFSPSSHLPNQNIDTKETPDFPSPSTSFKHSDNVGPSPQSIGSKSSHIEYVENDGKISKTVSDSCNWKEDQNQSELESMISMAAEELSRRPKTGGIYKEIANQRECTVKRLKDLSNKEPTIDVGLEMADAAHLLKLMSFSSNEIEMAGQKGHKGAKLLLQAEILRKKGQELIAECQNLLQNAL from the exons ATGGAGGATTCTGCCACGACTGGTCATCACAacgaaagaaaaagaagctgTGACAACAATGCTTTTGCCAAGTTTGTTCCCTTTTCTCCACCATTAGAACACGACACCGAATCAATCGAGGCTAAATTTGGTGGTCACCATGACCATGGCCAAAAGAGACTCAAACCAAATTCTCAAGCTCCTTTATTAGAAACCACCACCAACTTCTCCCCCTCTTCTCATCTTCCTAACCAAAACATTGACACAAAGGAAACACCAGATTTTCCATCTCCATCAACTTCCTTTAAGCATTCAGATAATGTTGGACCATCACCTCAATCCATTGGTAGCAAGTCATCACACATTGAGTATGTGGAGAATGATGGGAAAATCAGCAAAACAGTCTCAGATA GTTGTAATTGGAAAGAAGATCAGAATCAGAGTGAGCTAGAATCAATGATATCTATGGCAGCTGAGGAACTATCCAGGAGGCCTAAAACCGGGGGCATCTACAAAGAAATTGCGAATCAACGCGAGTGCACCGTGAAACGTTTGAAAGATTTGTCAAACAAAGAGCCTACAATAGATGTTGGACTTGAGATGGCTGATGCAGCACATCTTTTGAAACTTATGAGCTTCTCAAGCAATGAGATCGAGATGGCAGGGCAAAAGGGTCACAAAGGAGCTAAGTTGTTGCTTCAAGCAGAGATCCTACGCAAGAAAGGACAAGAACTCATTGCGGAGTGCCAGAACTTGCTGCAAAATGCATTATAA
- the LOC100777316 gene encoding tubby-like F-box protein 8 has product MSSSFIISNESFSWLSTRDQPPVIQNSRWASLLLELLRDVINRLEASESTWPGCKHVVACAAMCKSWREMCKEIVSSPEFCGKITFPVSLKQPGHRDGPIQCFIKRDKSKLTYHLFLCLSPVLLVENGKFLLSAKRTRRTTCTKYIISMNADNISRSSSTYIGKLRINGFLSTLLLHVENFTF; this is encoded by the exons ATGAGCTCCTCTTTCATCATCTCGAACGAGTCCTTTTCGTGGTTATCGACTCGG GATCAGCCACCGGTTATACAGAACAGCCGGTGGGCTAGCCTTCTTCTGGAGCTTCTTCGTGATGTTATTAATAGATTGGAAGCAAGCGAGAGTACATGGCCTGGTTGTAAGCATGTGGTTGCATGTGCTGCCATGTGCAAGTCCTGGAGAGAAATGTGCAAAGAAATTGTCAGCAGTCCTGAATTCTGTGGGAAGATTACTTTCCCTGTTTCCTTGAAGCAG CCTGGGCATAGGGATGGACCCATTCAGTGTTTCATCAAGAGAGACAAATCTAAGCTGACATACCACCTCTTCCTTTGCCTTAGTCCTG TCTTGCTTGTTGAAAATGGAAAGTTTCTTCTCTCTGCAAAACGGACAAGAAGAACAACTTGCACAAAGTATATTATATCAATGAATGCAGATAACATATCAAGATCTAGTAGTACTTACATTGGAAAACTGAG GATAAATGGCTTCCTCTCCACACTCTTGCTGCATGTGGAGAATTTTACCTTTTAG
- the LOC100811878 gene encoding pentatricopeptide repeat-containing protein At4g28010 isoform X2, with translation MIPKRLLNNSSSIAHTQPHSLSDAVSLFHRTIDNDPTSPPSEPACSTLIDNLRKARQYDAVVSVYHKMVSALVLPRFTSLSALTESFVNTHHPSFAFSVLSLMTKRGFGVNVYNLNLVLKGFCRSGQCDKAMSLFSQMKRNYDCVVPDCVTYNTLVNGFCKAKRLAEARVLFEAMKKGGDCRPNLVTYSVLIDCYCKSGEVGEGLGLLEEMEREGLKADVFVYSSLISAFCGEGDIETGRELFDEMLRRKVSPNVVTYSCLMQGLGRTGRWREASEMLKDMTARGVRPDVVAYTVLADGLCKNGRAGDAIKVLDLMVQKGEEPGTLTYNVVVNGLCKEDRMDDAFGVVEMMVKKGKKPDAVTYNTLLKGLCGAGKIHEAMDLWKLLLSEKFHVKPDVFTCNNLIQGLCKEGRVHDAARIHSSMVEMGLQDAECCKRTFL, from the exons ATGATCCCCAAGCGCCTCCTCAACAATTCCTCTTCAATCGCCCACACACAACCCCACTCACTATCCGACGCCGTTTCGCTCTTTCACCGCACCATCGACAACGACCCCACTTCCCCACCCTCCGAACCCGCCTGCAGCACCCTCATCGACAACCTCCGCAAGGCGCGCCAATACGACGCCGTCGTGTCGGTATACCACAAGATGGTGTCCGCGCTCGTCTTGCCCAGGTTCACCTCTCTCAGCGCCTTAACCGAAAGCTTCGTCAACACCCACCACCCAAGTTTCGCTTTTTCGGTCCTCAGCCTCATGACAAAGCGCGGTTTCGGTGTCAACGTCTATAACTTAAACCTCGTGCTGAAGGGTTTTTGCCGAAGTGGTCAATGCGACAAGGCAATGTCTCTGTTTTCTCAAATGAAGAGGAATTACGATTGTGTGGTTCCTGATTGTGTTACTTACAATACCCTTGTAAATGGGTTTTGTAAAGCTAAGAGATTGGCGGAAGCTAGGGTTTTGTTTGAGGCAATGAAGAAAGGTGGGGATTGCAGACCTAACTTGGTTACGTATAGTGTTTTAATTGATTGTTATTGTAAGAGTGGTGAAGTTGGTGAGGGGTTGGGTTTGTTGGAGGAGATGGAGAGGGAGGGTTTGAAAGCTGATGTGTTTGTGTATAGTTCTCTCATTAGTGCATTTTGTGGGGAGGGTGATATTGAGACGGGGAGGGAACTGTTCGATGAGATGTTGAGGAGGAAGGTTAGTCCCAATGTGGTTACTTATAGCTGTTTGATGCAGGGTCTTGGCAGGACCGGGCGGTGGCGCGAGGCGTCTGAGATGTTGAAGGACATGACTGCTCGTGGGGTTCGGCCGGATGTCGTTGCATACACGGTCTTGGCGGATGGGCTTTGCAAGAACGGGAGGGCAGGGGATGCCATTAAGGTGTTGGATTTGATGGTGCAGAAGGGGGAGGAGCCGGGTACTTTGACGTACAATGTTGTTGTGAATGGGCTTTGCAAGGAGGATCGGATGGATGATGCGTTTGGGGTTGTGGAGATGATGGTGAAGAAGGGGAAGAAACCTGATGCGGTTACATATAATACATTGTTGAAAGGGCTGTGTGGAGCTGGCAAAATTCATGAGGCGATGGACCTTTGGAAACTGTTGTTGAGTGAGAAGTTCCATGTGAAGCCGGATGTCTTCACGTGTAATAATTTGATTCAGGGACTTTGCAAGGAAGGCCGTGTTCATGATGCTGCAAGGATCCATTCTTCTATGGTTGAAATGGGGCTCCAAG ATGCTGAGTGTTGCAAGAGGActtttttgtaa
- the LOC100811878 gene encoding pentatricopeptide repeat-containing protein At4g28010 isoform X1, translating to MIPKRLLNNSSSIAHTQPHSLSDAVSLFHRTIDNDPTSPPSEPACSTLIDNLRKARQYDAVVSVYHKMVSALVLPRFTSLSALTESFVNTHHPSFAFSVLSLMTKRGFGVNVYNLNLVLKGFCRSGQCDKAMSLFSQMKRNYDCVVPDCVTYNTLVNGFCKAKRLAEARVLFEAMKKGGDCRPNLVTYSVLIDCYCKSGEVGEGLGLLEEMEREGLKADVFVYSSLISAFCGEGDIETGRELFDEMLRRKVSPNVVTYSCLMQGLGRTGRWREASEMLKDMTARGVRPDVVAYTVLADGLCKNGRAGDAIKVLDLMVQKGEEPGTLTYNVVVNGLCKEDRMDDAFGVVEMMVKKGKKPDAVTYNTLLKGLCGAGKIHEAMDLWKLLLSEKFHVKPDVFTCNNLIQGLCKEGRVHDAARIHSSMVEMGLQGNIVTYNFLIEGYLAARKLIEALKLWKYAVESGFSPNSMTYSVMINGLCKMQMLSVARGLFCKMKDSGIRPTVIDYNALMTSLCREDSLEQARSLFQEMRNVNHNVDVVSFNIIIDGTLKAGDVKSAKELLSEMFMMDLVPDAVTFSILINRFSKLGMLDEAMGLYEKMVSCGHVPGVVVFDSLLKGYGLKGETEKIISLLHQMADKDVVLDSKLTSTILACLCHMSRNLDVEKILPKFSQQSEHTSKGTTIKCHELLMRLNNFHPELKLIVAQ from the coding sequence ATGATCCCCAAGCGCCTCCTCAACAATTCCTCTTCAATCGCCCACACACAACCCCACTCACTATCCGACGCCGTTTCGCTCTTTCACCGCACCATCGACAACGACCCCACTTCCCCACCCTCCGAACCCGCCTGCAGCACCCTCATCGACAACCTCCGCAAGGCGCGCCAATACGACGCCGTCGTGTCGGTATACCACAAGATGGTGTCCGCGCTCGTCTTGCCCAGGTTCACCTCTCTCAGCGCCTTAACCGAAAGCTTCGTCAACACCCACCACCCAAGTTTCGCTTTTTCGGTCCTCAGCCTCATGACAAAGCGCGGTTTCGGTGTCAACGTCTATAACTTAAACCTCGTGCTGAAGGGTTTTTGCCGAAGTGGTCAATGCGACAAGGCAATGTCTCTGTTTTCTCAAATGAAGAGGAATTACGATTGTGTGGTTCCTGATTGTGTTACTTACAATACCCTTGTAAATGGGTTTTGTAAAGCTAAGAGATTGGCGGAAGCTAGGGTTTTGTTTGAGGCAATGAAGAAAGGTGGGGATTGCAGACCTAACTTGGTTACGTATAGTGTTTTAATTGATTGTTATTGTAAGAGTGGTGAAGTTGGTGAGGGGTTGGGTTTGTTGGAGGAGATGGAGAGGGAGGGTTTGAAAGCTGATGTGTTTGTGTATAGTTCTCTCATTAGTGCATTTTGTGGGGAGGGTGATATTGAGACGGGGAGGGAACTGTTCGATGAGATGTTGAGGAGGAAGGTTAGTCCCAATGTGGTTACTTATAGCTGTTTGATGCAGGGTCTTGGCAGGACCGGGCGGTGGCGCGAGGCGTCTGAGATGTTGAAGGACATGACTGCTCGTGGGGTTCGGCCGGATGTCGTTGCATACACGGTCTTGGCGGATGGGCTTTGCAAGAACGGGAGGGCAGGGGATGCCATTAAGGTGTTGGATTTGATGGTGCAGAAGGGGGAGGAGCCGGGTACTTTGACGTACAATGTTGTTGTGAATGGGCTTTGCAAGGAGGATCGGATGGATGATGCGTTTGGGGTTGTGGAGATGATGGTGAAGAAGGGGAAGAAACCTGATGCGGTTACATATAATACATTGTTGAAAGGGCTGTGTGGAGCTGGCAAAATTCATGAGGCGATGGACCTTTGGAAACTGTTGTTGAGTGAGAAGTTCCATGTGAAGCCGGATGTCTTCACGTGTAATAATTTGATTCAGGGACTTTGCAAGGAAGGCCGTGTTCATGATGCTGCAAGGATCCATTCTTCTATGGTTGAAATGGGGCTCCAAGGTAACATAGTAACTTACAATTTTTTGATTGAGGGTTATCTAGCTGCTCGGAAACTTATTGAGGCGTTAAAACTCTGGAAATATGCGGTGGAGTCTGGattttctcccaattcaatgaCTTATAGTGTTATGATTAATGGTCTGTGTAAAATGCAGATGCTGAGTGTTGCAAGAGGActtttttgtaaaatgaaaGATTCTGGGATTAGACCTACAGTGATCGATTACAATGCACTAATGACATCCTTGTGCAGGGAAGACAGTTTGGAGCAGGCTAGGAGTCTATTTCAAGAAATGAGGAATGTGAATCACAATGTTGATGTTGTCTCCTTTAATATAATAATCGATGGAACCCTCAAAGCAGGGGATGTTAAATCTGCCAAGGAATTGCTATCCGAGATGTTTATGATGGATTTGGTCCCTGATGCTGTAACCTTTTCTATATTAATAAACAGGTTCTCCAAACTTGGAATGCTGGATGAGGCCATGGGGCTCTATGAGAAAATGGTTTCGTGTGGTCATGTACCAGGTGTTGTTGTATTTGATTCTTTGCTAAAGGGCTATGGTTTAAAAGGAGAGACAGAAAAAATCATTTCCTTGCTTCATCAAATGGCTGATAAGGATGTTGTTCTGGACTCAAAATTAACTTCTACCATCTTAGCTTGCCTTTGTCACATGTCAAGAAATCTTGATGTGGAGAAGATTCTTCCAAAATTTTCACAACAAAGTGAACATACATCAAAAGGAACAACCATTAAATGCCATGAGCTCTTGATGAGGCTGAATAACTTTCATCCAgaactaaaattaattgttgCACAATAG
- the LOC100812965 gene encoding uncharacterized protein At4g19900, translating into MLDHKHTKISIFSFITFSAIFYLMLCDYLIYHDSLHPGTLVEVLQHRNGEGIRSTLTLSHTPLRSMQEENEGVGDRNHGVLVAPLNANEEERIAWFRGKLHEFKILNSDKLSRRFHARVLRFFSHECESRFFMIWESPAGSFGARELMSIDSVFKVHPKACLVILSRTLDTIRSYRVLKPILDEGFKVQPVTPDLQFLFKGTPAEAWLNELKKGKKDPGQISLFQNLSNLIRLAVLYKYGGVYLDIDFVVLKPISLLRNSIGAQSMDAGNKHWTRLNNAVLIFDMNHPLLLRFIDEFVLTFDGNRWGHNGPYLVSRVVKRLGEKPGFNFTILPPIAFYPADWKKIGGLFRKPKTRSESKLVDAKLLQLSGESYGVHLWNKESRRLKIEEGSVMERLISNHCVTCKNLGFISPTKL; encoded by the coding sequence ATGCTTGATCACAAACATACCAAGATATCTATATTCTCTTTTATCACATTCTCAGCCATATTTTATCTCATGCTCTGTGATTATCTTATCTACCACGATTCCCTACACCCTGGAACACTAGTAGAAGTGCTGCAACACAGAAATGGAGAAGGGATAAGGTCAACTTTGACTCTCTCACACACCCCTTTACGTTCCATGCAAGAAGAGAACGAAGGAGTTGGTGACAGAAACCATGGAGTACTAGTTGCTCCACTTAATGCCaatgaagaagagagaattgcatGGTTTAGAGGGAAGCTTCACGAGTTCAAGATTCTCAATTCAGACAAGTTGAGCAGGCGATTCCATGCTCGGGTTCTGCGATTTTTCAGCCACGAATGCGAGTCTCGATTTTTCATGATTTGGGAGTCCCCTGCAGGCTCATTTGGTGCAAGAGAATTGATGTCCATAGATAGTGTTTTCAAGGTGCATCCCAAGGCATGCTTGGTGATTCTATCAAGGACTTTGGACACCATCCGTAGCTATAGGGTCCTTAAGCCAATTCTTGATGAAGGGTTCAAAGTTCAACCAGTGACCCCAGACTTGCAATTTCTCTTCAAGGGGACTCCAGCTGAAGCATGGTTGAATGAGTTGAAGAAAGGGAAGAAGGACCCTGGTCAGATTTCTCTCTTTCAGAATCTATCAAACTTGATTAGACTTGCAGTTTTGTACAAATATGGTGGTGTCTACCTAGACATAGATTTTGTAGTCTTGAAACCTATATCTTTGTTGAGGAATTCTATTGGAGCACAAAGCATGGATGCTGGGAATAAGCACTGGACTAGACTAAACAATGCAGTTCTGATATTTGACATGAATCATCCACTTCTTCTCAGATTCATTGATGAATTTGTGTTGACTTTTGATGGGAACAGATGGGGGCATAATGGTCCCTACCTTGTTTCCAGAGTGGTTAAGAGACTAGGGGAAAAGCCAGGCTTCAATTTTACAATCTTGCCTCCTATAGCCTTTTATCCAGCAGATTGGAAAAAGATTGGTGGTCTCTTTAGGAAGCCAAAAACTAGAAGTGAATCAAAATTGGTTGATGCCAAACTGCTTCAGCTCAGTGGTGAGAGTTATGGGGTGCATCTATGGAACAAAGAAAGTAGGAGATTGAAGATTGAAGAAGGAAGTGTCATGGAAAGACTAATATCTAATCATTGTGTTACTTGCAAAAACTTAGGCTTCATTTCACCAACCAAGCTTTGA